The following proteins are co-located in the Macadamia integrifolia cultivar HAES 741 chromosome 3, SCU_Mint_v3, whole genome shotgun sequence genome:
- the LOC122073470 gene encoding putative disease resistance protein At1g50180, which yields MAAAIALNVLDGLCQVIVKEADLFLGVEDQVKTLGEELKLMGSFLTRDPDQEHVGAVEELVIQIRDLTYEAEDVIDKYLVVARQSAFGFDRLNSKFNKLFNKHDLGRRIEAIRNQIEEIQANEDTTTQASSLDNGFSPPAMEWKGHPHVADNADVVGFQDDIETLVRRLTEGGPRLAIVPIVGVGGLGKTTLAKKVLFNKVVKSKFRCHSWVSVSQDCTPMNVLQQIVKSLTGSIEVKEIGKKLSDFLKYKKYLIVLDDIWRTDFWQELAPHFPDDNNGSRIMFTTRFDDVALQANPATPIPIDPPYYLSFRNNEDSWELFRKKAFGGESCTPEWEELGRNFAEKCGGLPLAIIILSGLLSAKRRKFSEWQEVLDRVSSTIELQNQCLGLLGLSYNDLPYYLKPCFLYIGVFPHVFEIHSKQLIRLWIAEGLIKAEGDQTLEATAEKYLSMLVDRSLVQVIRTRADGGVKTIKFHDLLRDYCISEGVRQKFFDTVEELDSASPSQSSKIRRVVTNSRIFRYMYDESGPQFPLKKVRSLMSFTIDPERHSIDRNYFLHIKNLKLLKVLNLEGASVDYLPDDIDKLIHLRFLRLGTSALKSLPLCIFKLSSLETLDIASGFIRNIPVGFWMLRQLRHANFVGDTELLLPRQDTSYSSLVNLQTLSTVSPKILQCLDFVDMPNLTKLGLCGDLWAHRRYIVRLFNLERLEKLKLVRLTDYRFGLYSIPKVLPQTLTKLSLCDTELVKDPMPILGKLQNLQILKLLKQSCTTKEIVCGPHGFPKLQVLKLVSLPIEEWTVDETALKSLELLVIHYCPRLREFPKALWGVNSLLVLDLLKPGQQFKEQLESYEGRHQYQILID from the coding sequence ATGGCAGCTGCAATTGCTTTGAATGTGTTGGATGGCTTGTGCCAAGTGATTGTTAAAGAAGCAGATTTGTTTCTTGGAGTGGAAGATCAGGTCAAGACCCTTGGAGAGGAGCTTAAACTTATGGGTTCCTTCTTGACCAGAGATCCAGACCAAGAACATGTTGGTGCAGTAGAGGAATTGGTGATCCAAATAAGGGATTTAACCTATGAAGCTGAGGATGTCATTGACAAATACTTGGTAGTTGCAAGGCAAAGTGCATTTGGTTTTGATAGGTTGAATTCCAAATTCAACAAATTATTCAATAAACATGATCTTGGAAGGAGGATTGAGGCCATCAGAAATCAAATTGAGGAAATTCAAGCTAATGAAGACACTACAACACAAGCTTCTTCTCTTGACAATGGGTTTTCGCCGCCGGCAATGGAATGGAAAGGCCATCCTCATGTTGCAGACAATGCCGATGTTGTAGGATTTCAGGATGACATCGAAACGCTTGTTCGACGATTGACTGAAGGAGGACCTCGGCTTGCCATTGTTCCAATTGTTGGAGTAGGTGGCTTAGGCAAGACTACTTTGGCCAAGAAAGTCCTCTTCAACAAGGTTGTAAAGAGTAAGTTCAGATGTCATTCTTGGGTTTCTGTCTCTCAAGATTGCACACCAATGAATGTTTTGCAGCAGATTGTAAAATCTCTTACAGGGTCTATTGAAGTGaaggaaataggaaaaaagCTTTCTGATTTCCTCAAGTACAAGAAGTACTTAATTGTCTTAGATGATATATGGAGAACTGATTTCTGGCAGGAATTGGCTCCACACTTCCCTGATGACAACAATGGAAGTAGAATAATGTTCACCACCCGTTTTGATGATGTAGCTTTGCAAGCAAATCCAGCAACTCCAATCCCCATAGACCCTCCATACTATCTGTCATTTCGCAACAATGAGGATAGTTGGGAGCTATTCCGAAAGAAGGCCTTTGGTGGCGAAAGCTGCACACCAGAATGGGAGGAACTTGGGAGAAATTTTGCTGAAAAGTGTGGTGGATTGCCACTAGCAATCATCATATTAAGCGGTCTATTATCTGCGAAGCGAAGAAAATTTTCGGAATGGCAAGAAGTGCTTGATCGCGTAAGTAGTACAATTGAACTCCAAAATCAATGCTTAGGCCTATTGGGTTTAAGCTACAATGATCTACCTTACTACTTGAAGCCATGTTTCTTATATATTGGTGTCTTCCCACACGTCTTTGAGATCCATTCGAAACAATTGATTCGGCTATGGATTGCAGAAGGGCTTATAAAAGCAGAAGGTGATCAAACATTGGAGGCTACGGCGGAGAAGTACTTGAGTATGCTGGTTGATAGGAGCCTTGTCCAAGTGATCAGAACAAGAGCTGATGGCGGAGTGAAAACAATAAAGTTTCATGATCTTCTTCGAGACTATTGCATCTCTGAAGGCGTAAGACAGAAATTTTTCGACACAGTTGAGGAATTAGATTCAGCATCACCATCCCAATCTTCAAAAATTCGCCGGGTTGTTACCAATTCAAGAATTTTCAGGTACATGTATGATGAATCTGGTCCTCAATTCCCACTTAAGAAGGTCAGATCACTTATGAGTTTCACCATAGATCCTGAGAGGCATTCCATAGATCGGAACTATTTTCTTCATATAAAGAATTTGAAATTACTTAAAGTATTGAACCTTGAAGGTGCAAGTGTTGATTATCTCCCAGATGACATTGATAAACTCATTCATTTAAGGTTCTTGAGATTAGGTACAAGTGCCCTTAAAAGTCTACCACTCTGTATTTTTAAACTCTCAAGCCTGGAAACATTGGACATAGCATCAGGGTTCATCCGCAACATACCAGTTGGATTTTGGATGTTGAGACAATTAAGACATGCGAATTTTGTTGGCGATACGGAGTTGCTTTTGCCGCGGCAAGATACATCTTACTCCTCTTTGGTGAATCTTCAAACTCTCTCTACTGTATCTCCCAAAATTCTTCAGTGTTTGGATTTTGTTGATATGCCAAATCTAACAAAACTAGGACTATGTGGAGATTTATGGGCTCATAGAAGATATATAGTACGCTTGTTCAATTTGGAACGTCTTGAGAAATTGAAGCTGGTTAGGCTTACTGATTACAGATTTGGATTGTATTCTATTCCAAAGGTACTACCACAAACCCTCACAAAACTCTCTCTTTGTGACACTGAACTAGTAAAAGATCCAATGCCAATACTGGGAAAGCTTCAAAATCTTCAGATCCTCAAGTTGTTGAAGCAATCATGTACCACAAAGGAGATTGTCTGTGGTCCCCATGGGTTTCCAAAACTTCAGGTCTTGAAATTAGTAAGTTTGCCCATAGAGGAGTGGACAGTGGATGAAACAGCACTGAAGAGCCTAGAACTTTTGGTTATACATTATTGTCCTAGATTGAGGGAGTTTCCAAAAGCATTATGGGGGGTGAATAGTCTCCTAGTACTGGATCTACTCAAGCCTGGGCAGCAATTCAAAGAACAACTAGAGAGTTATGAGGGGAGACATCAGTACCAGATCCTCATCGATTAG